The following are from one region of the Populus trichocarpa isolate Nisqually-1 chromosome 8, P.trichocarpa_v4.1, whole genome shotgun sequence genome:
- the LOC7479827 gene encoding uncharacterized protein LOC7479827 isoform X3: protein MKAEKATVDVLAILESNGISDDSEIFGSSSDQDTPCESKVGKKTKQEESSVISKVTKYKLEEHSGSGHDFSSSQGRNLSWKGRKHSPRSLEKCKDPSLRRRSSFASTSSSPKHHQGKSCRQVRNKESRLTIGAFRTNPDKVDSPENGVATTSEVFPNCSEPEVGRIENGEEKTLPPISVGLENGQRADSNELEDNVYGSDRDMEKALEHQAQLIDRYKAMEKVQREWEEKFRENNGSTPDSYDAGNRSDVTEEGYEIKAQVQQHTGTVAAQSNRAKSEVEKASNIQPNGILRPSHVNIGQLQEWKSSSAPTSESPAQDFAFRAEKQKQNENEESLGNNYHPSPHSSHDHPQSHSSHDSPGSQSATSFPSNTDSGFSKGQFSGRQNELYALVPHRASNELGGVLDALKLARQSLQQKISTLPLIEGGSIRNSVDPSLPPPIPGDKVDIPLGNAGLFRLPFDFLAEGSTRKNLDSTNAGLSLRNYYPDTGVPAAAINRFVSRFPTATGSRFPTADQFLASQSYSATGSRFPTEDQFLASQDVEAGSRISSQRPFFYPYLDTVSPPSARYSYPTNPSYPGPMPQLPSREPPSFLPSTTAGVPPADHFSFPDYHIRPNMYR, encoded by the exons ATGAAGGCTGAGAAAGCAACAGTAGACGTTCTTGCCATCCTGGAAAGCAATGGGATCAGTGACGATTCTGAAATCTTTGGTTCTAGCTCTGATCAGGATACTCCTTGTGAATCCAAAGTGGGCAAGAAGACTAAACAAGAAGAGAGTTCTGTCATTTCAAAAGTGACAAAATATAAGTTGGAAGAACATTCAGGTTCTGGCCATGATTTTTCCTCATCACAAGGTAGAAACTTGTCTTGGAAAGGTCGCAAGCATAGTCCACGTTCTCTTGAAAAGTGCAAGGATCCATCTCTGAGGAGACGGAGCAGTTTTGCATCTACCAGTTCTTCCCCTAAACATCACCAAGGCAAGTCATGCCGCCAAGTAAGAAACAAAGAATCAAG ATTGACAATTGGAGCATTTAGGACCAATCCAGACAAGGTTGATTCTCCAGAAAATGGAGTTGCTACCACATCAGAAGTTTTTCCAAATTGCTCAGAACCTGAGGTGGGAAGAATTGAAAATGGAGAAGAGAAAACTTTACCCCCAATATCAGTTGGCTTAGAAAATGGACAGCGTGCAGATAGTAATGAGCTGGAAGACAATGTATATGGCAGTGATAGAGACATGGAAAAAGCACTTGAACATCAAGCACAACTCATTGACCGATACAAAGCAATGGAAAAGGTTCAAAGAGAATGGGAAGAGAAATTCAGAGAAAACAATGGCAGTACACCA GATTCATATGATGCTGGAAACCGCTCAGATGTCACTGAGGAAGGCTATGAGATCAAGGCACAAGTTCAACAACACACTGGGACCGTAGCTGCCCAATCCAACCGGGCAAAGTCAGAAGTTGAAAAGGCATCTAACATTCAACCTAATGGCATTCTACGACCTTCACATGTTAATATTGGGCAGTTACAGGAATGGAAGAGCAGTAGTGCACCTACTTCTGAATCCCCAGCTCAAGATTTTGCATTCCGTGCtgaaaagcaaaagcaaaatgaaaatgaagagagTCTTGGGAACAATTACCATCCATCTCCACACAGCTCCCACGACCATCCGCAGTCACACAGTTCACATGATTCCCCTGGGAGCCAATCTGCAACCAGCTTTCCATCTAATACAGACAGTGGTTTCAGCAAAGGGCAATTTTCTGGGAGGCAAAATGAACTCTATGCATTGGTGCCACATAGAGCATCCAATGAATTGGGTGGTGTGCTGGATGCCCTTAAACTAGCAAGGCAATCGTTGCAACAGAAAATCAGCACATTACCATTAATAGAAGGTGGATCTATTAGAAACTCTGTTGATCCTTCTCTTCCCCCTCCAATACCAGGCGATAAAGTAGATATTCCCCTTGGAAATGCTGGACTTTTCAGActtccatttgattttttggcTGAAGGCAGCACTCGAAAAAACCTCGATAGTACTAATGCTGGATTAAGTTTGAGAAACTATTATCCTGATACAGGAGTTCCAGCAGCTGCCATCAATCGATTTGTCAGCAGATTTCCGACAGCAACTGGATCGAGATTTCCTACAGCGGATCAATTTCTGGCCAGTCAATCTTACTCAGCAACTGGATCGAGATTTCCTACAGAGGATCAATTTCTGGCCAGTCAAGATGTCGAGGCTGGATCAAGAATCTCTAGTCAGAggccttttttttatccttatttggATACAGTTTCACCTCCCTCAGCCAGATATAGTTATCCCACAAATCCCTCTTATCCCGGCCCGATGCCACAACTGCCCTCAAGGGAACCCCCTTCCTTCCTTCCCAGTACGACTGCTGGTGTCCCTCCTGCAGATCATTTCTCATTCCCTGATTATCATATTAGACCAAACATGTATAGATAA
- the LOC7479826 gene encoding UDP-glucosyltransferase 29 — METSSKSNIRVLMFPWLAYSHIHAFLELAKKLSKRNFYIYLCSTPANLAYIKEKEPSVEFVELHLPSLPELPPHYHTTKGLPRHLLSNLMKALDMSSCSFSGILTALKPDLLISDFLQPWAPAKALSLKIPTVLFMVSAAMPYCFLLDLVKISGSTALPLRSNYPHEYDYENDNLTLQDRLLQCLEGSSNLMLIRSLRELEGKYVDELSVLAMKKIVLVGPLVQELSEEENEKTEIIEWLNKKDPCSVLFVSFGSECYLSREDREELAHGLLLSNVSFIWVLRFPQGEKISAEEALPEGLVEMVGEKGLFIEDWAPQKRILDHPSIGGFLSHCGWGSIMESMKTGVPIIAMPMHVDQPCNAKLLQEVGVALEIKREQNGKLGREEVAKVVREVVVEETGEQVRRKVRELRERIRGKEDEDMDEVVNELVKLCGREANKPL; from the coding sequence ATGGAGACCTCAAGTAAGAGCAATATTCGAGTTCTAATGTTTCCATGGTTAGCTTATAGTCACATACATGCCTTCTTGGAGCTGGCCAAGAAGCTCTCGAAGAGAAACTTTTACATTTACCTCTGTTCAACCCCTGCTAATCTTGCATATATCAAAGAGAAAGAACCTTCAGTAGAATTTGTAGAACTCCATCTTCCATCATTGCCCGAGCTTCCTCCTCACTACCACACAACCAAAGGTCTGCCCCGACATCTCTTGAGCAACTTGATGAAAGCCCTTGATATGTCAAGCTGTAGCTTCTCCGGAATCTTGACTGCATTAAAGCCAGACTTGCTCATTTCTGATTTCTTACAGCCATGGGCTCCTGCAAAGGCTTTATCACTTAAAATCCCAACCGTTCTGTTCATGGTTAGTGCTGCTATGCCTTACTGTTTTCTGCTTGATCTCGTGAAGATATCAGGTAGCACTGCTCTCCCCTTGCGGTCTAATTATCCACATGAATATGATTATGAAAACGATAACCTCACGCTTCAAGATCGTCTTCTTCAATGCTTGGAAGGATCCAGTAATCTCATGCTGATTAGAAGTCTTAGGGAGTTAGAGGGAAAATATGTAGATGAACTCTCAGTGCTAGCCATGAAGAAGATTGTGCTAGTGGGTCCACTTGTTCAGGAACTTAGCgaggaagaaaatgagaaaacagAAATCATAGAATGGCTCAACAAGAAAGACCCATGCTCAGTCTTGTTTGTTTCATTTGGCAGTGAGTGTTACTTGTCCAGAGAAGACAGAGAAGAGCTAGCTCATGGATTGCTGCTTAGCAATGTAAGTTTTATATGGGTCCTCAGGTTTCCTCAGGGAGAGAAAATAAGTGCAGAAGAAGCTTTGCCAGAGGGGCTTGTTGAGATGGTTGGAGAAAAGGGATTGTTCATTGAAGACTGGGCTCCCCAGAAGAGAATCTTGGATCATCCTAGCATAGGTGGGTTTTTGAGTCATTGTGGCTGGGGTTCTATAATGGAAAGCATGAAAACCGGTGTTCCAATAATAGCCATGCCTATGCATGTTGATCAACCATGTAATGCCAAGCTCTTACAAGAGGTTGGTGTTGCTTTGGAAATCAAGAGAGAGCAGAACGGCAAACTTGGAAGAGAAGAGGTTGCAAAAGTGGTCAGAGAAGTGGTTGTGGAGGAAACAGGAGAGCAGGTGAGAAGAAAAGTCAGAGAATTGAGAGAGCGTATAAGAggcaaagaagatgaagatatgGATGAGGTAGTAAATGAGCTTGTCAAACTTTGTGGCCGGGAAGCAAATAAACCTCTTTAG
- the LOC7479827 gene encoding uncharacterized protein LOC7479827 isoform X1: MNNSDQEKQDQRTRSSMEDSTAITIEFLRARLLAERSVSRTARQRADELAERVAELEEQLRIVSLQRMKAEKATVDVLAILESNGISDDSEIFGSSSDQDTPCESKVGKKTKQEESSVISKVTKYKLEEHSGSGHDFSSSQGRNLSWKGRKHSPRSLEKCKDPSLRRRSSFASTSSSPKHHQGKSCRQVRNKESRLTIGAFRTNPDKVDSPENGVATTSEVFPNCSEPEVGRIENGEEKTLPPISVGLENGQRADSNELEDNVYGSDRDMEKALEHQAQLIDRYKAMEKVQREWEEKFRENNGSTPDSYDAGNRSDVTEEGYEIKAQVQQHTGTVAAQSNRAKSEVEKASNIQPNGILRPSHVNIGQLQEWKSSSAPTSESPAQDFAFRAEKQKQNENEESLGNNYHPSPHSSHDHPQSHSSHDSPGSQSATSFPSNTDSGFSKGQFSGRQNELYALVPHRASNELGGVLDALKLARQSLQQKISTLPLIEGGSIRNSVDPSLPPPIPGDKVDIPLGNAGLFRLPFDFLAEGSTRKNLDSTNAGLSLRNYYPDTGVPAAAINRFVSRFPTATGSRFPTADQFLASQSYSATGSRFPTEDQFLASQDVEAGSRISSQRPFFYPYLDTVSPPSARYSYPTNPSYPGPMPQLPSREPPSFLPSTTAGVPPADHFSFPDYHIRPNMYR, translated from the exons ATGAATAATTCTGATCAAGAGAAGCAAGATCAGAG GACCCGTTCTAGCATGGAGGATTCCACGGCTATAACTATTGAATTTCTTCGGGCACGGTTGCTAGCTGAAAGATCTGTGTCAAGAACTGCAAGACAGAGAGCTGATGAACTAGCAGAAAGA GTAGCAGAACTGGAGGAACAGCTAAGGATCGTGTCTCTTCAAAGAATGAAGGCTGAGAAAGCAACAGTAGACGTTCTTGCCATCCTGGAAAGCAATGGGATCAGTGACGATTCTGAAATCTTTGGTTCTAGCTCTGATCAGGATACTCCTTGTGAATCCAAAGTGGGCAAGAAGACTAAACAAGAAGAGAGTTCTGTCATTTCAAAAGTGACAAAATATAAGTTGGAAGAACATTCAGGTTCTGGCCATGATTTTTCCTCATCACAAGGTAGAAACTTGTCTTGGAAAGGTCGCAAGCATAGTCCACGTTCTCTTGAAAAGTGCAAGGATCCATCTCTGAGGAGACGGAGCAGTTTTGCATCTACCAGTTCTTCCCCTAAACATCACCAAGGCAAGTCATGCCGCCAAGTAAGAAACAAAGAATCAAG ATTGACAATTGGAGCATTTAGGACCAATCCAGACAAGGTTGATTCTCCAGAAAATGGAGTTGCTACCACATCAGAAGTTTTTCCAAATTGCTCAGAACCTGAGGTGGGAAGAATTGAAAATGGAGAAGAGAAAACTTTACCCCCAATATCAGTTGGCTTAGAAAATGGACAGCGTGCAGATAGTAATGAGCTGGAAGACAATGTATATGGCAGTGATAGAGACATGGAAAAAGCACTTGAACATCAAGCACAACTCATTGACCGATACAAAGCAATGGAAAAGGTTCAAAGAGAATGGGAAGAGAAATTCAGAGAAAACAATGGCAGTACACCA GATTCATATGATGCTGGAAACCGCTCAGATGTCACTGAGGAAGGCTATGAGATCAAGGCACAAGTTCAACAACACACTGGGACCGTAGCTGCCCAATCCAACCGGGCAAAGTCAGAAGTTGAAAAGGCATCTAACATTCAACCTAATGGCATTCTACGACCTTCACATGTTAATATTGGGCAGTTACAGGAATGGAAGAGCAGTAGTGCACCTACTTCTGAATCCCCAGCTCAAGATTTTGCATTCCGTGCtgaaaagcaaaagcaaaatgaaaatgaagagagTCTTGGGAACAATTACCATCCATCTCCACACAGCTCCCACGACCATCCGCAGTCACACAGTTCACATGATTCCCCTGGGAGCCAATCTGCAACCAGCTTTCCATCTAATACAGACAGTGGTTTCAGCAAAGGGCAATTTTCTGGGAGGCAAAATGAACTCTATGCATTGGTGCCACATAGAGCATCCAATGAATTGGGTGGTGTGCTGGATGCCCTTAAACTAGCAAGGCAATCGTTGCAACAGAAAATCAGCACATTACCATTAATAGAAGGTGGATCTATTAGAAACTCTGTTGATCCTTCTCTTCCCCCTCCAATACCAGGCGATAAAGTAGATATTCCCCTTGGAAATGCTGGACTTTTCAGActtccatttgattttttggcTGAAGGCAGCACTCGAAAAAACCTCGATAGTACTAATGCTGGATTAAGTTTGAGAAACTATTATCCTGATACAGGAGTTCCAGCAGCTGCCATCAATCGATTTGTCAGCAGATTTCCGACAGCAACTGGATCGAGATTTCCTACAGCGGATCAATTTCTGGCCAGTCAATCTTACTCAGCAACTGGATCGAGATTTCCTACAGAGGATCAATTTCTGGCCAGTCAAGATGTCGAGGCTGGATCAAGAATCTCTAGTCAGAggccttttttttatccttatttggATACAGTTTCACCTCCCTCAGCCAGATATAGTTATCCCACAAATCCCTCTTATCCCGGCCCGATGCCACAACTGCCCTCAAGGGAACCCCCTTCCTTCCTTCCCAGTACGACTGCTGGTGTCCCTCCTGCAGATCATTTCTCATTCCCTGATTATCATATTAGACCAAACATGTATAGATAA
- the LOC7479827 gene encoding uncharacterized protein LOC7479827 isoform X2 — protein MEDSTAITIEFLRARLLAERSVSRTARQRADELAERVAELEEQLRIVSLQRMKAEKATVDVLAILESNGISDDSEIFGSSSDQDTPCESKVGKKTKQEESSVISKVTKYKLEEHSGSGHDFSSSQGRNLSWKGRKHSPRSLEKCKDPSLRRRSSFASTSSSPKHHQGKSCRQVRNKESRLTIGAFRTNPDKVDSPENGVATTSEVFPNCSEPEVGRIENGEEKTLPPISVGLENGQRADSNELEDNVYGSDRDMEKALEHQAQLIDRYKAMEKVQREWEEKFRENNGSTPDSYDAGNRSDVTEEGYEIKAQVQQHTGTVAAQSNRAKSEVEKASNIQPNGILRPSHVNIGQLQEWKSSSAPTSESPAQDFAFRAEKQKQNENEESLGNNYHPSPHSSHDHPQSHSSHDSPGSQSATSFPSNTDSGFSKGQFSGRQNELYALVPHRASNELGGVLDALKLARQSLQQKISTLPLIEGGSIRNSVDPSLPPPIPGDKVDIPLGNAGLFRLPFDFLAEGSTRKNLDSTNAGLSLRNYYPDTGVPAAAINRFVSRFPTATGSRFPTADQFLASQSYSATGSRFPTEDQFLASQDVEAGSRISSQRPFFYPYLDTVSPPSARYSYPTNPSYPGPMPQLPSREPPSFLPSTTAGVPPADHFSFPDYHIRPNMYR, from the exons ATGGAGGATTCCACGGCTATAACTATTGAATTTCTTCGGGCACGGTTGCTAGCTGAAAGATCTGTGTCAAGAACTGCAAGACAGAGAGCTGATGAACTAGCAGAAAGA GTAGCAGAACTGGAGGAACAGCTAAGGATCGTGTCTCTTCAAAGAATGAAGGCTGAGAAAGCAACAGTAGACGTTCTTGCCATCCTGGAAAGCAATGGGATCAGTGACGATTCTGAAATCTTTGGTTCTAGCTCTGATCAGGATACTCCTTGTGAATCCAAAGTGGGCAAGAAGACTAAACAAGAAGAGAGTTCTGTCATTTCAAAAGTGACAAAATATAAGTTGGAAGAACATTCAGGTTCTGGCCATGATTTTTCCTCATCACAAGGTAGAAACTTGTCTTGGAAAGGTCGCAAGCATAGTCCACGTTCTCTTGAAAAGTGCAAGGATCCATCTCTGAGGAGACGGAGCAGTTTTGCATCTACCAGTTCTTCCCCTAAACATCACCAAGGCAAGTCATGCCGCCAAGTAAGAAACAAAGAATCAAG ATTGACAATTGGAGCATTTAGGACCAATCCAGACAAGGTTGATTCTCCAGAAAATGGAGTTGCTACCACATCAGAAGTTTTTCCAAATTGCTCAGAACCTGAGGTGGGAAGAATTGAAAATGGAGAAGAGAAAACTTTACCCCCAATATCAGTTGGCTTAGAAAATGGACAGCGTGCAGATAGTAATGAGCTGGAAGACAATGTATATGGCAGTGATAGAGACATGGAAAAAGCACTTGAACATCAAGCACAACTCATTGACCGATACAAAGCAATGGAAAAGGTTCAAAGAGAATGGGAAGAGAAATTCAGAGAAAACAATGGCAGTACACCA GATTCATATGATGCTGGAAACCGCTCAGATGTCACTGAGGAAGGCTATGAGATCAAGGCACAAGTTCAACAACACACTGGGACCGTAGCTGCCCAATCCAACCGGGCAAAGTCAGAAGTTGAAAAGGCATCTAACATTCAACCTAATGGCATTCTACGACCTTCACATGTTAATATTGGGCAGTTACAGGAATGGAAGAGCAGTAGTGCACCTACTTCTGAATCCCCAGCTCAAGATTTTGCATTCCGTGCtgaaaagcaaaagcaaaatgaaaatgaagagagTCTTGGGAACAATTACCATCCATCTCCACACAGCTCCCACGACCATCCGCAGTCACACAGTTCACATGATTCCCCTGGGAGCCAATCTGCAACCAGCTTTCCATCTAATACAGACAGTGGTTTCAGCAAAGGGCAATTTTCTGGGAGGCAAAATGAACTCTATGCATTGGTGCCACATAGAGCATCCAATGAATTGGGTGGTGTGCTGGATGCCCTTAAACTAGCAAGGCAATCGTTGCAACAGAAAATCAGCACATTACCATTAATAGAAGGTGGATCTATTAGAAACTCTGTTGATCCTTCTCTTCCCCCTCCAATACCAGGCGATAAAGTAGATATTCCCCTTGGAAATGCTGGACTTTTCAGActtccatttgattttttggcTGAAGGCAGCACTCGAAAAAACCTCGATAGTACTAATGCTGGATTAAGTTTGAGAAACTATTATCCTGATACAGGAGTTCCAGCAGCTGCCATCAATCGATTTGTCAGCAGATTTCCGACAGCAACTGGATCGAGATTTCCTACAGCGGATCAATTTCTGGCCAGTCAATCTTACTCAGCAACTGGATCGAGATTTCCTACAGAGGATCAATTTCTGGCCAGTCAAGATGTCGAGGCTGGATCAAGAATCTCTAGTCAGAggccttttttttatccttatttggATACAGTTTCACCTCCCTCAGCCAGATATAGTTATCCCACAAATCCCTCTTATCCCGGCCCGATGCCACAACTGCCCTCAAGGGAACCCCCTTCCTTCCTTCCCAGTACGACTGCTGGTGTCCCTCCTGCAGATCATTTCTCATTCCCTGATTATCATATTAGACCAAACATGTATAGATAA